The Pseudophryne corroboree isolate aPseCor3 chromosome 2, aPseCor3.hap2, whole genome shotgun sequence genome has a segment encoding these proteins:
- the LOC135050783 gene encoding spindlin-W-like: MGPSKPISQPRRNIVGCRIQHGWKEGSGPITQWKGTVLDQVPVNPSLYLIKYDGFDCVYGLELHKDERVSALEVLLDRVASSRIRDAHLADTMIGRAVEHMFETEDGSKDEWRGMVLARAPIRNTWFYIPYEKDPVLYMYQLLDDYKEGDLRIMPDSNDSPPAEREPREVVDSLVGKQVEYAKEDGSKRTGMVIHQVEAKSSVYFIKFDDDFHIYVYDLVKTS, encoded by the coding sequence atgggaccaagtaaaccaatctcccagccaaggcgaaatattgtaggctgtagaatacagcatggatggaaagagggcagtgggccaataacccagtggaaaggaacagttctggatcaagtaccagtgaatccctccctctatcttataaagtatgatggatttgattgtgtctatggacttgagcttcacaaggatgaaagggtgtctgctcttgaagttctactagacagagttgcctcatcccgaatccgcgatgcccatttggctgacacaatgattggtagagcagtggagcatatgtttgaaacagaggatggttccaaggatgagtggcgagggatggtattagcacgagcacctattaggaacacatggttttatataccctatgaaaaggacccagtcttatatatgtatcaacttttagatgactataaagaaggagatcttcggatcatgccagactcaaatgattcccctccagctgaaagagaaccaagggaggttgtggacagcctggtgggcaagcaagtggaatatgccaaagaagatggctcaaaaaggactggcatggttattcatcaagttgaagctaaatcatctgtgtacttcattaagtttgatgacgatttccatatttatgtctacgatttggtgaagacatcctaa